CCATGACGGCGGCGACGTTTTTGACTTTTACCTGTTTGGCATCAACGGTCAACCCCATTCGTTCCATCATATTGACAAGAGCCTGAATGGTAAACTGGGTACCTTTGCCATCACCGCTGCCGTCAAGACCGATAATGAGACCGTAACCGATCAAATCCATTTCGGCGTCGCTCTGAATCCGGGAGATATCTTTGATGCGCACTGAAGAGCCCATAACCGAAGCGCCCAGCAGGCTCAGGAGAACAACGAATGTCAGAATTTTCTTAAGTAAATCCATAATTCCTCCTAAAACAACCAGTTAAGAAATCGCATAATCGGTCCCGGGCGGCTGGCGTCGGTAATCGCTCCTTTGCCGCGATACGATATTTGCGCGTCGGCAATCAAATACGATTCGATGCTGTTATCCGGGTTAATGTCGCGCTGACGAACCACTCCGCTGAGAGTCAATGTCTCTCGGTCATTGGAAATTCCAATGGTGCGCGTGCCTTCGATAACCAGATCGCCGTTTTCTTTGACGGCCATAACGGTCACGGACATTTTGGCTCTTAAATTTCGATTACGGAGATTTTCACCCTTGCCGTCAAAACTGTTTTTATTTTCGCCCTTGACGCCGAAGAGCGGGATAAAATCGAGGATACCTGTGCCGGGACCGCCGGATGTCTCGAATTTTCCTGCTTTTTCGATTTTACTTTCCGATTTATTGGTGGCTTGCGTGTTTTCATAAATGTTGACGGTAAGAATATCACCGACTTTATGCGCCTTTATATCCGAAAACAGAGAAGCAGCCTGACCAAAATCGCCGCCGTAAATTTTGAGAGTAAACGGCAGAAGCAACATAACCGCGGTGATGATAAGAATTCGTTTTATATTCATCTGACCCTCCATGGTTCAGAGCGTTATTTCCACTACTCCGGGAGATGTTATCTTCCCCATAATTATTTTTTTGGAATCGATATTTTTGACTTTGATCGATTCCCCGATATATCCTCTCTGAAGCGCCATTCCCTTGGCGCGTATTTCAAATATACCGGACGAGGCTATGATCGAGACCGGCATTCCGTTTTCCACATCGGGGATTTTTTCAATTTTATTCAAAGAAACATACCGACCTTCACTCAAGTTTTGCCTGGCCCGGATATTTTCCATTTGAGAAAGATCGGTGAGCATTTTTTCCCTTATTGACGTCACATCGAATCGCTTCAGACTGAACATTTGAGGAGTCAGAATATCGTTGCGACTAATCCGCCGGATTGGAACCGGCAGGTCAGCAAAAATCCGAACTTCAAGCGTAACCGACCCTTTCCCTGTCATGGCATCATCTCGATAAATCTCGACTCGCATTGGGAAACGTCCCCGGGGATTGGATTGCGTTAGGGGGTAAGCCTGAATATCGCATGAAGATAAATCATCAAGCCTGGCAGCGCATCTGATTAGTCGTATCTCTACGTCATCCGAATTAAGCTCATAATCAGAAACGATTTTTTCGGCGAGATATGTTTCGAGATATTGAATATCTTCTTTGCTATTCTCAGCCATTAATACGGCCGGCATAATCATCAGGCAAATTACCGCAATCAAAGCTGTTCTTCTCATAATTACCTCTTCAGATTGTTCACAACTTGCGTCATGTCATCGGATGTTTGGATAAC
This genomic interval from Candidatus Zixiibacteriota bacterium contains the following:
- a CDS encoding flagellar basal body L-ring protein FlgH, which produces MNIKRILIITAVMLLLPFTLKIYGGDFGQAASLFSDIKAHKVGDILTVNIYENTQATNKSESKIEKAGKFETSGGPGTGILDFIPLFGVKGENKNSFDGKGENLRNRNLRAKMSVTVMAVKENGDLVIEGTRTIGISNDRETLTLSGVVRQRDINPDNSIESYLIADAQISYRGKGAITDASRPGPIMRFLNWLF
- the flgA gene encoding flagellar basal body P-ring formation chaperone FlgA yields the protein MRRTALIAVICLMIMPAVLMAENSKEDIQYLETYLAEKIVSDYELNSDDVEIRLIRCAARLDDLSSCDIQAYPLTQSNPRGRFPMRVEIYRDDAMTGKGSVTLEVRIFADLPVPIRRISRNDILTPQMFSLKRFDVTSIREKMLTDLSQMENIRARQNLSEGRYVSLNKIEKIPDVENGMPVSIIASSGIFEIRAKGMALQRGYIGESIKVKNIDSKKIIMGKITSPGVVEITL